From the genome of Trichomycterus rosablanca isolate fTriRos1 chromosome 18, fTriRos1.hap1, whole genome shotgun sequence:
tttattaCTGTCATATTACAGAGCTAATCACTGATAGAAAAGCAGAATTTTGGTAGATTAATGATGTTTGCACTGTTGATGTTGTAAGTCTTGCTTAACTCAACTGGAAATACAGATTAATGAATGTGGGCTCAGCAGGTATTTGGTTGTGAAATGGTTTTACTACACCAAGCACTGTGTTAAGGCGACTGTCGGGTTAATGATTAAGAGAAAAGTATTAGGAAGGGTGTGGGTCAGGTTTTAAGGAAATTGGCAACATGTTTAAGTGTAgcctgttcatacagggagccAAATGTGTATTAAAATTTGGTTTCTTTTTTAGTCTCAATTCCCTCAGCCTAATCTCTGTTTACAGCATAAGAAGCGTACactcactggccactttattagaaacacttgCTTGTTAATTATCCAGTTagataataattaaaagcatcCAGTAAACAGTGGCTTATTTAAACTAACAGGAAGGCTATGGTTACTGAAATTACCACTTCTTACAACCGTGCTGAGCAGAACCACATTTCAGAATTAACAGCAGGTCGAACATTAAGCTTCGAGGATTCCACCGCACAGCTGAAGAttggaaaaaaaactgaaccCAGCCTAGCTTGTGTCAACAACTTAGGATAGTGGTTGGCACACATTGGACTCCCGATACCAATCAAGCATTGTTTAAGTGCTTATCTGAGAAAtgttgctgaccatgtgcatcccTTTATGGTCGATATTTACCATCCTATAATGATTAGTGCTACATGTCACAGATCTAAATATAATACTGCATTCATATTCAAAGAATGTTTTGAACAGATTGTAGAATCTATACCACAGCAAATGCAAAGCTTTTTCTGTATTTAATtgaaacagatagatagatagatagatagatagatagatagatagatagatagatagatagatagatagatagatagatagatagatactttatccCGAGGGAAATTATTGGCCTCTACTAGTTgaacaagataaaaaaaaaagaactaataCCAATACAAGTGAAGTAAGTAGGCTGTGACGAATGTACAACGTGTATATGTACAATATGCAGTATTCAAACAAGtgtgtgcaaattgtgcatctggcataataataattataggaGCAGTAGTGTATATATtctaataaacaatatatacagatatagaaGTCTAAATAGAGAGATCAAGACAATAGGAGCAATAATATACatgttatatacaccgatcaggcataacattatgaccacttccttgtttctacccttactgtccatattatcagctccacttaccatatagaagcactttgtagttctacaattactgactgtactccatctgtttctctgcatgcttttttagcctgtgtTGTGCTattgtggtatgagtggatcagacacagcagcgctgcaacacacactaacacaccaccaccgtgtcagtgtcactgcagtgctgagaatcatccaccacccaaataatacctgctctgtagtggtcctgtgggggtcctgaccattgaagaacagggtgaaagctggctaaaagggtatgtagagaaacagatggactacattaagtaattgtagaactacaaagtgctcctatatggtaagtggagctgataaaatggacagtgagtgtagaaacaagtaggtggtcataatgttatgccagatcGCTTTGCAACAGCAGCTAGAACATTACTGTAAAAAGTGAAGGTGTCTCGATCTGATACTGAGGCTCAGTGTTTGAACCAATAACAGCCTAAATGTTGGAATGTTATCAAGTCTGGATCAAATTTGAGATCTCTCTCTGTGTAATTCACCAACATACTTTACAGACATTACAGATTATCTGCATACCTATAGGTTACAAGTTATCACATCACCATCATATCTTTGACATTTTGCATAACTTTGTTTaagtcagtaaataaaaacacacaaaggtATTCCCTTAAATCCAAGCAGCCAGAAGCCTTCAGTTCCACAACAGTGTTAAAAGCATGTACAGGAAGCTCGGGCCATTAAGGGAACGGTGAAACTTAAAAGTGCCAGACAGCCCACGGTGCGTATTGACAGATGTAAATTTCTCCCCAGGACACAGAATGCCCCAGACGACGCCGTTCGCAGCCAAGTTTCCTCAAAACCCCTACGGTGGAGGTCACACCCGGTGCAAACCAGTAGAGGAGAGCTATGGAGGCCTGCATTATCACGACAATAACCTTGTGTCCGGATCACTCGAGGCTCTAATACAGCACCTTGTTCCCACTGTGGACTATTATCCTGATGTAAGCACTTATTTATTAGTTTCACACAGTAGTCGGTGTGTAATTCGTGGCTACTTAACACCTCCCACATTAACACTAGATGTCTTAACACGTCTTAACGACTCGatttgttttgctttatttCAGAGGTCATACATATTTACCTTCCTGCTAAGCTCACGTCTCCTCCTGCATCCGTACGAGCTCATGTCCAGAGTGTGTTACTTGTGTGTGGAGCACCACAGGGTGGGCGACCCACAGATCGATAAGGTATGTGGTAACATGTACCAGACTCGCATACACAAGCACGTCTGCTGCATAAATGTgatgtaaatataataacacTTACATAAATACAGTCTAGTccactaaattaaataaaagcccaggattttttgttaattttttactcATTTCTAATTTCAAGTAAAATGACCTTTCTATGTCAGTATGTATGTAtcatgtagtatgtagtatcagccataacattaaaaccacctccttgtttctacactcactgtccattttatcagctccactaaccatatagaagcactttgtaattctacaattactgactgtagtccatctgtttctctcataCCCTTTTACcttcttttcaccctgttcttcaatggtcaggaccaccacagagtaggtattatttgggttgtggtTGTTCtcagcactgttggctggatatatttttggttggtggactattctcagtctgtgtttaaaaactccatcagcgctgctgtgtctgatccactcataccagcacaacacacactaacacaccaccacaatgtcagtgtcactgcagtgctgagaatgatccaccacctaaataatacctgctctgtggtggtcctgtgggggtcctgactattgaagaacagcatgaaagggggctaacaaagtatgtagagaaacagatggatctTTAAGTAATCTTGTTTGGGTCGTATCTACTGCTTGGTTGACATCAAGAATATTGGtggatggttttaagaaaacagcctttctaacctaGATGTCAACTTAAAGCTGGAGCTGAAACATCATCCATGGTAGTTGCATAATTATTGTTCTCTCAACAGTTTGGTAGAGGCTCACTGTGTGCACTAGAAACAAATATTCAAtatttgttgttggtatagtcttattatattatatttcttggtgagaccattaaagggttaagatAAAAACACTCATACTCGGAGCATAGAGGAAGATGTACAGATTCTTCACCGCCCCTCGCTGCAATGCTCATACCCTGACACACAATTCTATATCAAATCAATCTTGTGAGCTGTGAGTGCTTCTGTTGAGTATGTTCCTAGTCTTAGTCTGCACTATAGTTATAATTTAGTAAGGCCTTATGTGATATTCATTTAATTCCTTTCCCATTTACCAGGCCTACAAAactatattacacacacacacacacacacacgtctataCACTAAATAAATGGTTTAAAGTGTGTCTGACCACTCTACTTAATTGAGATTATCAACGTTTCttttttgaataaaaatgtggaaCACTTTAAAACTCTCTCCTTCCCATCCGACAGAAGCGGATTCGTGACATCGCCCCGAAGATTGTGCAGCTCCTCACAGAATGGACGGAGACGTTTCCATACGACTTCAGAGACGAGCGGATGATGCGCAGCCTTAAGGAGATGACGCACCGGCTGGCCTTCGGGGATGAGGTCAGCACCAACTCTTTTATCTCTGCATATCTCGGACTGACCGGTAGCTCTGATATCACACTTATACCATCACTGAGCGTCAGCAGAGCTGCAGACATCATCGTCCTTTCATTCCGCTTCTGCGTATTCAAATTCAAGGTCTTTAATTGAACGGTTGCCAAGTAACATACCTACATACGTGCTGTATGTATATGCGTGCGTTCGAGCCTAGCGAGCAAGGTGAGATGTTCATCTTGTTGCGTCAACACTATTGTTAGGAGATTATGTTGGCAGGTTTTGTGAGGGTGTGGGAGAGGTATTCAGTCTTAAGCTGCTCTTGCTGACGAGAGTTGAAGACGCGCAAACTAAGTTACTACAGTGAATTATTGTTTTCATACATAATGAAAGTTCAGCGTTTCAATCCTGCTGTTATATCAGATCTTTAGCAACATCCTTTTCTcacatacagtgtgtgtttgctgaAAACTATTCTTCTTCCTTACCAGTTTTTGTATACAAAACTGTGAATGCAAAGCAATAAGAAGGCAATTTGGCTATGCAAACTATCAAAGGGAGTAATTTTTGCCagaaaaaaacttcagcagtaAAATACCCTTAATTTCCctcatgtctgtctatctatctatctatctatctatctatctatctatctatctatctatctatctgtgtgtctatctatctatctatctatctatctatctatctatctatctatctatctatctatctatctatctatctatctatctgtttgactatctgtctatctatatatctgtctgtctatctatctatctatctatctatctatctatctatctatctatctatctatctatctatctatctatctatctatctgtttgactatctgtctgtctgtctgtctgtgtgtctatctatctatctatctatctatctatctatctatctatctatctatctatctatctatctatctatctatctatctatctatctatctatctatctatctatctatgtgtatgtctgtctatctgctaTGTCATTCGGCTATGTCTGAGTGGATGCAGTGGCTGAACAGACTAGCCATTcaaaggtgcacttgtcagtgcgctctcattgccagtcccaagcccagataaaataagaGGGTTCAAATTGGcaaatcaggtatgtggaccagattgatccactgtggcgaccttGAATACAGGGGCAGCCGAAAGGCCCTACAGTAACTGTGCTGACTCTACAGCCAGATTATGAAAAGAAAATTGTATGGTGTGTTTTTAAGGATCATTTTTGTCCCAGTTTGTCTTTGAtctcacactgatctacttacaAAATCTCAGTATAGAATCTGTACATCCCTAAAAATGTCTGTTAGATCAATACAAGATGTGTTAATGTGTTACTTAATAGAAACCCAGATTAATAATGAAGGAAACAGATGTAAGTTCACTCTTGCATAAAACTTCTGTATTACCATTTATCTACGTTCATGATGGCGATAGCCAAACAAGTAGTAGTAGGTTACAAGTATGTATAAATAATATGCACTGGTAGGTCTGGGATAAGGTTCATGTGAGTACATAAGGTTTGAACTAACGTCACTCCTGTGCTCTCTGTTCTCTTTTAGCTCTCTCGGAGGGCCATGCAGCGCCTGATCCAGCGGCTCTTACGCAAGCTGACCATTCTGGGACAGTATGAGGAGTTACTGGTGACGTCCAGCCCTGCTGTAACAGCTGTGTCTGACAAACCGAGTGCCCTGAAGCCTAAGCAGCACGTGGTCAGGAGGGAGGAGTGTATACTGAACGTGTGTGATGACCCATTCATCCTTGCTCAGCAGCTCACTCACATCGAAATGGTGAGTGGGTGCACGTAATGCCACGTAATGACTTTTTAAACATTCCTGAAAGCAAAATTGCTGATTTATGCTGTGGTCTATTTTCATGTTTGATTGATTTAGAAAACTTTCTGTACATGGAACACAATCCAGCACAAAAGTTCCATGCCAAATAAATACAACACTAAATATCTTAGGTTGGCACTAGCCCAATattgctgagatctgaggatccagggttcaaatctcactgGTGCCATTGGCCAAATGGACATAACTGAATAATGTCAGGGGGTGGGGGATGGCCAAAATATCCCAATATCAGTTCCAAGCCTGGATAGGAATAGGAGATTTGTGCCAGGATAGGCATtcggcataaaaactgttccagatctgctgtggcagcgaggaaaaaaatgtaaatattttagttGTGAccgtaaattatttaaatggatgAGGAAGCAAAACGTTTTCAGGCCAAACAGTGAACGATGAACAGTACTGCAGAATTTATAAAAGTACTGGTTTGTTTGTGaagttatttaaatatttgtacaACACATAGTAGCATGAAAAAGTAAGtaagttttattttgtaatacaaCTACTGACCACAGCTGTAATAGCAAAGTTGGAAATGTGTCCCATGACATTAATATTGCagtactatacagtatataccgatcagccataacattaaaaccacctccttgtttctacactctgtccatgttatcagctccacttaccatatagaagcactttgtagttctacaattactgactgtagtccatctggttctccgcatgctttgttagccccctttcatgctgttcttcaatggtcaggaccccccacaggaccaccacagagcaggtattatttaggtggtggatcattctcagcactgcagtgacactgacatggtggtggtgtgttagtgtgtgttgtgctggtatgagtggatcagacacagcagcgctgatggagtttttaaacacctcactgtcactgctggactgagaatagtccaccaaccaaaaatatccagccaacagcgccccgtgggcagcgtcctgtgaccactgatgaaggtctagaagatgaccgactcaaacagcagcaatagatgagcgatcgtctctgactttacatctacaaggtggaccaactaggtaggagtgtctaatagagtggacagtgagtggacacggtatttaaaaactccagcagcgctgctgtgtctgatccactcataccagcacaacacacactaacacaccaccaccatgtcagtgcagtgctgagaatgatccaccacctaaataatacctgctctgtggtggtcctgaccattgaagaacagcatgaaaggggctaacaaagtatgtagagcaacagatggactacagtcagtaattgtagaactacaaagtgcttctatatggtaagtggagctgataatatggacagtgagtgtagaaacaatgaggtggttttaatgttatggctgatgttatatataatatacccgGTGAGTGGAAGGGGGGGTCGACTCACTCTCCTTCGTTTCCAGGAATTTTCTGTAGTCTTCTGATGGTTGCCATGACAACCTTTTAATCTTTCTGTGGTCACTATTCATTTCCggagcttttttttcttcttagcTCCACCCAGTCGCTCTTATGTTTCTTTATTAAGTCTCCTGCACTTGGATTCATCTAATTATCTTCTCAGCACGGGGCAACATCTAGCGCCTCACTGAGGTCATGTGAAATAAAAAGAGCGTTAATGAGATCGTTACAATGACGTTATTGTATTTAAGCAggtaatagtaaataaataagcactGGTGTTTTATCAGTGCTTAATGTTTTGCTGATTGCTGTGTTTGCAGGAGAAACTCAGCTATATCGGACCTGAAGAGTTTGTCCAGGCGTTTGCTCAGAAAAGACTTTCTGATAACCACAAGGTAGGCCTTTCACCCAGTTACTTTCACCTCTGATGGTGTAAATAAGCGTGTAATGGGTTGTATGTGACTCATTGAATCCTAAAAACTGCTTGAACCCTATGACCCAGCACGATCAGTGGCTAGATAAGCCAAACTAATTGACAAACGCTAATTGGGCTCAGTGGaagaaagcaagaaggtcctgggtttgattcccaggcggagtggtccaggtcctttgcatgttcttttgggagctccggtttcctcccacagtccaaagacgtgcaagtgaggtgaattggagatacaaaattatccatgactgtgtttgacattatacttaaactgattaatcttgtataaccagtaatctgtcctgtcatgaatgtaaccacagtgtgtaaaacatgacgttaaaatcctaataacatAACACTAATTGTGTACATGCTTTTGAACTGGTGCGAGCTGTTTGTTCAGCCTAACACTGCGACTTCTTTCTGTATTCAGGGTTTCTTCAACAAAAGGAGAGTGAGTAACCTCGAGGCATACGTCGAGTGGTTCAACCGGCTCAGCTACCTGGTGGCCACAGAAATCTGCCTGGTAGGTGTATTAAGGACTGTTCGGGGAAAACACAACCCTTACGGGATGTCGATAAAGCATTTACTGTTAAACACGGTACTTTTAAAGTCAGTTGGTGGGACTTTAAGCAAAGTGCTTTCCAAAACGAGTTCACACCTGATTTGGGATTACCAGATTTTTTTATAGAAATCCCCTcctgttgtttttttcccttgTAGTGTAACTAGATTCTCACTGCCCTCTGGTGTTTGTTTCTCTTTCAGCCAATGAAGAAAAAGCACAGAGCCCGTGTGTTGGAGTTCTTCGTGGATGTAGCGCGAGAATGCTTTAACATTGGCAACTTTAACTCTCTCATGGCTATTATCAGTAAGTCCAGGCCTGATGacatagttttaaaatgttCTAGATGATAATCAAGGTGTCATTAAGCACAATTGTGACATTAAACCCTCTGTTCTTTAATCTATCAGCTGGGATGAACATGTGTCCTGTGTCCAGGCTGAAGAAGACCTGGGGTAAAGTCAACACGGACAAGTTTGAAATCCTGGAGGTAAGACACATCCCAAAGAAACAAATCTTTATCTATAGCAACATTAATAACACTTCCACACAAACAGAGATTTAACagaagtttgtttattttatcattttagcaTCAAATGGATCCATCCAATAACTTCTACAGCTACCGCACTGCACTGAGAGGAGCTACTCAGAGatcagctacagctcacaccACCAGAGAAAAGGTATTTAATcttaataaaaatttaatttttatgttttaccaccgatttATCTTGGTCAGACTCAAGGTGGGACAGATTTTCTTGAAATCACTGGCTGCAATGCAGTTACAAGTGCCAGACAGGATGGACGCAAGTCCACTGCTGTACCTTAGACACCCTAACTTCTCAGACACAAACAAATGGCCGACAGCCCCACTGGGGATTTAAATCCTTGGATCCCAGCGGTAATGGGCTAATGTATGCCATGTagcattaaataatattaaacccAGTATTTGAGTTAGAACAGAGATAAGGCCTGTCGAAATGGCATAGGGCTCAAAATTAAGAATTGCAGAATGGTCAAGGAACAGTAAATTAGTCTGCATTGTCTGTGAGAAGTGTGGCTCACtctaggtgtgagtgtggtgCCGTGTGATTCATTGTATCTCAGCCCAGTTTGTATGCCTGTCatctactacatttacatttacattttaggagacgcatttagcagacgcttttatccaaagcgacttacagttatgactaaaCACGTTTCGActaaacttggtggtggcagggcttgaaccggcaaccttctgattactagtctagtaccttaaccactgagctatcactgcccggTGATACTAGGGTTTCCAAGTGGCACCAGAGACACCACAGGCCAGATCAGGATGTTAAATAAGGAAAAAACGAACAGACGGGAATTGAGCAGCAACTAACAACTCCTTTTttggtttagttttgtatacaacatttatttacaatGAACCAAATCTCAGTATGAAACGAATACAATTCATGATaaggttgttttatttattaaaactttAATGTTAATCTTGTTCCTGTATTTTCCTTCTAGATCGTTATTCCGTTCTTCAGCTTGTTCATTAAAGACATCTACTTCCTCAACGAGGGCTGTGCTAATCGACTACAAAATGGACAAATCAACTTTGAGGTACGTttgacaaaacacacacacacacacagcttctaGGGACGCAACTATCTGATTACAAGTGTCAGTAGCATGACTTGCTGGATAGAAGCTTTTtgtgtttatataataatatggtGACAGAAAGCAGGCAGTAGTTGCCGTGAGAACATCAGCATTATAATATGCATTTTTAGTAGCTGCAGTATTGCCATTTTGTGACAGAACCTGCTCTCCCCCCCTAATAACGAaactttttgttctattttgATGATAGAAATTCTGGGAGTTGGCTAAACAAGTGAGCGAGTTTCTGGCCTGGAGACAGGTGACATGCCCATTTGAACGGGACAGAAAATGCCTGCAGTACCTCATCAGTGTCTCTGTCTTTACAGATGATGGTGAGTTTTGTTTTTTGATTGTTCTATTAAAGAAAGCACCACGTCATCATGAGTTCAGATTAAGTTCTCTTTAgcagatgtatttatttatggcaGTATTTACTTTTGTATAGAATTTCCTAAAAGAGACATGAGTTTAAGATATACTCGTGTAATAACAGTTTTGTGTATTGAGCATGTTCACTTGATGCTGTTTATTAATGCTGCTGATTGTTTTTGTGCTTCAGAGCTGCAGTTGGCCTCATATGAGAGCGAAGGACCAGAGAACAACTTGGAGAGAGATACACGCCGCTCTCTCAGGTAAGAACTTGCACTGGAATCACTGCATTTTCATCGCCTGGTtcctcctggtcagggttgtggtgggtgtgGTTTAAGGGGGAAACACTGACAGGTGTCTTTGACCTTTTATAAACATGTCACTAAATTTTACACTTACACAAAGATGGAAAACCAATAGAAATTATAGAATTATGTTCCATGTTCAATAGGTTATAAAGCAGCTATGATGTTTACATGACCAGTTAAATGATCAGGATAACGgcacaagtccagtcatgattGGATTATTAAGCTACATGTAAACACTGACTTTTTTTTCCAACTCTGAAGCTGCATTTTTGTTCCCCATTGTGAACATTTTATTGCATCGACCTGGACATCCTTACAATAAAAAAGCTAAACATGGTCCAGCAGcaaattatttgtttgtttttttttgcttctttttgttagttagctaatcatgtctgtgctgagattcgaaccagacCTCAGAATCACAgatctgtgccacctgagcgtaATTAAAACTCTGATAAACAATAGTCTGAACAAAAGATTTGTGGTCTGATTACATGACTGAGAGTGAAATAACGTGGACATGCACTTGAAGCTACAGTATCAAGTTTTATCATTTGTTAGCACCATGTCTTGATTGTTTTATTGGAAATGTAACGTTTTTGGTAATATTGAATCCTTCTGTGTTGCAGATCGTCTCTCAGCAGGATGTGAGCGCTGATTTGAGGATCGGGCAGAAAACTAAATGAAGTAAAACACTGCACACGGATAAAGCTATTGTTTATATGAACTTGTATATATTTGTCTTCTGTTGAATGATATGAGGCTGGATTCTCATCTCAGATTTGTCTTTATGTTAAAGGAAATATTAATCTTGTGTACCTCATGTAAAGTGATTTGAATAAGCTCAGTAAATGTATTATAAGTATGCTTATATGAAGAGTGTGTCGCTGGATGACCTCTCCTGTTACCTTCtataagcttttcatttttgtaCCTGCGAGATGTATTTCTACATTGGTGAATTGTGTCATGTAAAGGTTTTTGTATGTATTTGGTGATCTGATGTGTATAGTCATATTTGCTTATAAAAAAGATCTAACATAACCATGctaggagtgtgtttattcagtttttttttacttgtgttACCTTTAACGTG
Proteins encoded in this window:
- the rasgef1bb gene encoding ras-GEF domain-containing family member 1B-B, which produces MPQTTPFAAKFPQNPYGGGHTRCKPVEESYGGLHYHDNNLVSGSLEALIQHLVPTVDYYPDRSYIFTFLLSSRLLLHPYELMSRVCYLCVEHHRVGDPQIDKKRIRDIAPKIVQLLTEWTETFPYDFRDERMMRSLKEMTHRLAFGDELSRRAMQRLIQRLLRKLTILGQYEELLVTSSPAVTAVSDKPSALKPKQHVVRREECILNVCDDPFILAQQLTHIEMEKLSYIGPEEFVQAFAQKRLSDNHKGFFNKRRVSNLEAYVEWFNRLSYLVATEICLPMKKKHRARVLEFFVDVARECFNIGNFNSLMAIITGMNMCPVSRLKKTWGKVNTDKFEILEHQMDPSNNFYSYRTALRGATQRSATAHTTREKIVIPFFSLFIKDIYFLNEGCANRLQNGQINFEKFWELAKQVSEFLAWRQVTCPFERDRKCLQYLISVSVFTDDELQLASYESEGPENNLERDTRRSLRSSLSRM